Proteins from one Flavobacterium sp. N2038 genomic window:
- a CDS encoding RNA polymerase sigma factor, with product MSITNQNIEELIALCKENNQKAQFEIYNRYSKAMYNVAYRIVKDEHFAQDVMQEGFLKAFTKINDYKQEVAFGAWLKRIIINYSIDFYKKNNAFQVDDLSKSLYKIEENDHLYSENIDLNTLKVKQVLDTILGLKDNYRMVLTLFYIEGYDQEEISEILNISYANCRTMLSRAKESLRKKLEEI from the coding sequence TTGAGTATAACTAACCAAAATATCGAAGAATTAATCGCGCTTTGTAAAGAGAATAATCAAAAAGCCCAATTTGAAATTTACAATCGTTACAGTAAAGCCATGTATAATGTGGCGTATCGTATTGTAAAAGACGAACATTTTGCACAAGACGTCATGCAGGAAGGCTTTTTAAAGGCATTTACAAAAATAAACGATTATAAACAGGAAGTCGCCTTTGGGGCATGGCTAAAGAGAATAATTATCAATTATAGTATTGATTTTTATAAAAAGAATAATGCCTTTCAGGTTGATGATCTGAGTAAGTCACTTTACAAAATTGAAGAGAATGATCATTTGTACTCTGAAAACATTGATTTAAATACACTTAAAGTGAAACAGGTTTTAGATACCATTTTAGGCCTAAAAGATAATTATCGCATGGTACTGACACTTTTTTACATTGAGGGTTATGATCAGGAAGAGATAAGTGAAATTTTGAATATTAGTTATGCAAACTGCCGCACTATGTTAAGCAGAGCAAAAGAAAGTTTGCGAAAAAAATTAGAGGAGATATGA
- the lon gene encoding endopeptidase La, which yields MSNHKILTIDNLSLQEFDSEAELIPLLTPEDEEEMNNEELPLSLPILPLRNTVLFPGVVIPISAGRDKSIKLINDANAGGKIIGVVSQINEEDEDPSKDDIHKIGTVARILRVLKMPDGNVTVILQGKKRFEIDEVVSEEPYITATIKEVAEERPTEDDTEFTAILDSVKELAIQIIKESPNIPSEATFAIKNIESQSFLINFVSSNMNLSVKEKQGLLSINGLKERALETLRYMNVELQKLELKNDIQSKVRFDLDQQQREYFLHQQMKTIQEELGGVSQEEEMDEMGQKAKTKKWDEKTQKHFEKELSKMRRMNPQSPDFGIQRNYLELFLELPWGEYSKDKFDLKHAQKILDKDHFGLDEVKKRMIEHLAVLKLRNDMKSPIICLTGPPGVGKTSIGRSVAEALGREYVRISLGGLRDEAEIRGHRKTYIGAMPGRIIQSLKKAGTSNPVFILDEIDKLSNGNSGDPSSALLEVLDPEQNNAFYDNFLEMGYDLSKVMFIATSNNMAAIQPALRDRMEVIKMSGYTIEEKVEIAKRHLFPKQLEAHGLTSKDLTIGKKQLEKIVEGYTRESGVRNLETKIAQVIRNAAKSVAMEEEYNKKVTDEDIIKVLGVPRLERDKYENNDVAGVVTGLAWTSVGGDILFIESLISEGKGSLTITGNLGNVMKESATIALEYIKANAKKLGLAIELFQKYNIHLHVPEGATPKDGPSAGIAMLTSLVSLLTQKKVKKSLAMTGEITLRGKVLPVGGIKEKILAAKRAGIKEIILCHENKSDIDEIKAEYLEGLTFHYVKEMSEVLALALTDQNVKNAKQLK from the coding sequence ATGTCAAATCATAAAATACTTACTATTGACAATCTGTCACTTCAGGAATTTGATTCCGAAGCAGAATTAATTCCGTTATTAACACCAGAAGACGAAGAAGAAATGAATAATGAGGAGTTACCTCTTTCGTTACCAATTTTACCTTTACGTAATACTGTTTTGTTTCCGGGAGTTGTTATTCCAATTTCTGCTGGAAGAGACAAGTCTATTAAATTGATAAATGATGCTAATGCCGGTGGAAAAATTATTGGTGTAGTTTCTCAAATTAATGAAGAAGACGAAGATCCATCTAAAGATGATATTCATAAAATTGGTACAGTAGCCCGAATTCTTCGTGTTTTAAAAATGCCAGACGGAAATGTTACTGTTATTTTACAAGGAAAAAAACGTTTTGAAATCGATGAAGTGGTTTCAGAAGAGCCTTATATTACGGCAACAATTAAAGAAGTTGCAGAAGAACGCCCAACAGAAGATGATACGGAATTTACTGCTATTTTAGATTCTGTTAAAGAACTGGCTATTCAAATCATTAAAGAAAGCCCAAATATTCCATCAGAAGCGACATTTGCGATTAAAAATATCGAAAGTCAATCATTTTTGATCAATTTCGTTTCTTCAAACATGAATTTATCTGTAAAAGAAAAACAAGGGCTTTTATCGATAAATGGATTAAAAGAACGCGCTCTGGAGACTTTGCGTTATATGAACGTAGAACTTCAAAAATTAGAATTGAAGAACGATATTCAGTCAAAAGTTCGTTTTGATCTGGATCAGCAGCAACGTGAATATTTTCTTCATCAGCAAATGAAAACCATTCAGGAAGAATTGGGAGGCGTTTCGCAGGAAGAAGAAATGGATGAAATGGGGCAGAAAGCGAAAACCAAAAAATGGGACGAAAAAACGCAGAAACATTTCGAAAAAGAATTGTCTAAAATGCGTCGTATGAACCCACAATCACCTGATTTCGGAATTCAGCGCAATTACTTAGAATTGTTTTTGGAATTGCCTTGGGGTGAATATTCTAAAGATAAATTCGATTTAAAGCATGCTCAGAAAATATTAGATAAAGATCATTTTGGACTTGATGAAGTTAAGAAAAGAATGATTGAGCATTTGGCAGTTTTGAAATTGCGAAATGATATGAAATCGCCAATTATATGTTTAACAGGGCCTCCGGGAGTTGGTAAAACCTCTATTGGCCGTTCTGTAGCCGAAGCTTTAGGACGTGAGTATGTGCGTATTTCGTTAGGGGGTTTACGTGATGAAGCAGAAATTCGCGGACATAGAAAAACCTATATTGGTGCAATGCCAGGAAGGATTATTCAAAGCTTGAAAAAAGCCGGAACTTCAAATCCTGTTTTTATTTTAGATGAAATTGATAAACTTTCGAACGGAAACAGCGGTGATCCATCTTCTGCTTTATTAGAAGTTTTGGATCCGGAACAAAACAATGCTTTTTATGATAATTTCCTTGAAATGGGATATGATTTATCTAAAGTAATGTTTATTGCTACATCCAATAATATGGCAGCAATTCAGCCAGCATTGCGTGACAGAATGGAAGTGATTAAAATGTCAGGTTATACAATTGAAGAAAAAGTTGAAATTGCAAAAAGACATTTATTTCCAAAACAATTAGAAGCACACGGATTAACTTCAAAAGATTTGACAATTGGTAAAAAACAATTAGAAAAAATTGTTGAAGGTTATACACGTGAATCTGGTGTTCGTAATTTAGAGACTAAAATTGCTCAGGTAATTCGTAATGCGGCAAAATCTGTAGCAATGGAAGAGGAGTATAATAAAAAAGTTACAGACGAAGATATTATAAAAGTTTTAGGAGTTCCGAGATTAGAACGTGATAAATATGAAAACAATGATGTTGCCGGAGTTGTTACAGGTTTGGCCTGGACAAGTGTTGGTGGAGATATTCTGTTTATAGAATCGCTTATTTCTGAAGGAAAGGGATCATTGACTATTACAGGAAATCTTGGAAATGTCATGAAAGAATCTGCTACAATTGCTTTAGAATATATTAAGGCAAATGCCAAAAAGTTAGGTCTTGCAATTGAACTTTTCCAAAAATATAACATTCACCTGCACGTTCCGGAGGGAGCAACTCCAAAAGACGGACCAAGTGCCGGTATTGCAATGCTTACTTCTCTTGTTTCTTTGTTAACTCAAAAGAAAGTAAAGAAAAGTCTTGCGATGACTGGAGAAATTACACTTCGTGGAAAAGTATTACCAGTAGGAGGGATTAAAGAGAAAATCCTGGCTGCTAAAAGAGCTGGTATTAAAGAAATTATTTTATGTCACGAGAATAAAAGTGATATTGATGAAATTAAAGCTGAATACCTAGAAGGACTTACTTTTCATTATGTGAAAGAAATGAGTGAAGTTCTGGCATTGGCTCTAACAGATCAAAATGTAAAAAACGCTAAACAGTTAAAATAA
- the porQ gene encoding type IX secretion system protein PorQ yields the protein MLKRFVLFFMLLIYSISFGQIGGRYTYQFLNLTSSPRQAALGGKTITIYDEDVNQVMFNPAVLNEDMDNHLAMNYGSYYGEASYGTASYAYTYDRHVQTFYAGVSYVNYGSFEGYDENGQATSDFRGSEGALTLGYAYNVPYTDFHIGTNVKLITSSLESYNSIGGAIDLGFLYVIEKNDVNLALVFRNIGTQFTTYSGIQENLPFEIIAGVSQELEHVPLRWHLSLENLQQWNISFSNPVRGETNIDGSTSDEKVSFVNNALRHVVFGMELFPKKAFNLRLGYNFRRGEELRINEQRNFSGVSLGFGLRMNKLKFNYSYSRYTLAANTSLFGLILNFQ from the coding sequence ATGTTAAAACGGTTTGTTTTATTTTTTATGTTGCTAATTTATTCGATTTCATTCGGGCAAATTGGAGGGCGGTACACCTATCAATTTCTTAATCTGACTTCGTCACCTAGACAAGCAGCATTAGGAGGAAAAACAATTACAATATATGATGAAGATGTTAATCAGGTAATGTTTAATCCTGCAGTTTTAAATGAAGATATGGACAATCATCTGGCAATGAATTATGGAAGCTATTACGGTGAAGCCTCTTATGGAACTGCGTCGTATGCTTATACGTATGACAGACACGTTCAGACTTTTTATGCCGGAGTAAGTTATGTAAATTACGGAAGCTTTGAAGGTTATGACGAAAATGGGCAGGCAACTTCGGATTTTAGAGGAAGTGAAGGCGCATTAACATTGGGTTACGCATATAATGTTCCTTATACAGATTTTCATATCGGTACTAATGTTAAGTTAATAACTTCATCGTTAGAAAGTTATAATTCTATTGGAGGTGCAATTGATTTAGGGTTTTTGTACGTAATTGAAAAAAATGATGTAAATTTGGCCTTAGTATTTCGTAATATTGGGACTCAGTTTACAACATATTCAGGAATACAGGAGAATTTGCCCTTTGAAATCATTGCTGGTGTTTCACAAGAATTAGAACATGTACCATTACGTTGGCATCTTTCGCTAGAAAATTTACAACAATGGAATATTTCTTTTTCGAACCCCGTTCGTGGAGAAACCAATATTGATGGGTCAACAAGTGATGAAAAAGTTTCATTTGTAAATAATGCTTTGCGACATGTTGTTTTTGGCATGGAACTTTTCCCCAAAAAAGCATTTAATTTGCGTTTAGGATATAATTTTAGAAGAGGTGAAGAATTACGTATTAATGAACAACGCAATTTTTCAGGTGTTTCTTTAGGGTTTGGTTTAAGAATGAATAAATTAAAGTTTAATTATTCATATTCTAGGTATACATTGGCGGCGAATACAAGTCTTTTTGGTTTAATTTTAAATTTTCAGTAG